Proteins encoded together in one Planctopirus ephydatiae window:
- the phnX gene encoding phosphonoacetaldehyde hydrolase: MMASGIQLVIFDWAGTTIDFGSLAPVRAFVELFRREDVAVTTAQARVPMGMHKKDHIREMLRISDVAARWQAAKGSPWTEADVDRLYHAVAPIQLDTIRQSAELVPGLLPVIENLRQSGLKIGGTTGYFEAAAQLVLEQAKTQGFVPDCSVNGDEVPKGRPAPWMVYRVMQQLNVYPPSAVLKVGDTLLDIEEGLNAGVWSVGVCDSSSECGYSLDEWQQLSNSQRDTAMAHAREKFLAAKAHAVIDSIHELPALVKSINERIARGEKP; the protein is encoded by the coding sequence ATGATGGCGAGCGGCATTCAACTGGTGATCTTTGACTGGGCAGGCACAACCATTGATTTCGGATCGCTCGCACCTGTCCGGGCCTTTGTGGAACTCTTCCGCCGGGAAGATGTGGCTGTCACGACGGCCCAGGCCCGCGTGCCGATGGGCATGCACAAAAAAGATCACATTCGCGAGATGCTGCGGATCAGTGATGTCGCTGCCCGCTGGCAGGCGGCCAAAGGAAGTCCCTGGACAGAAGCCGATGTCGATCGCCTCTATCATGCCGTCGCACCGATCCAGCTTGATACGATCCGGCAATCGGCAGAACTCGTCCCCGGTTTACTGCCAGTCATCGAGAATCTGCGCCAATCAGGTCTGAAGATTGGTGGCACCACCGGCTACTTCGAAGCAGCGGCTCAACTCGTTCTCGAACAAGCCAAAACCCAGGGCTTTGTTCCTGATTGTTCAGTCAACGGCGACGAAGTCCCCAAGGGACGACCAGCACCCTGGATGGTCTACCGCGTGATGCAGCAACTGAACGTCTACCCTCCCTCGGCTGTCCTCAAAGTCGGCGATACCCTGCTTGATATCGAAGAAGGGCTCAATGCCGGCGTCTGGAGTGTGGGCGTCTGCGACTCCAGCAGCGAGTGCGGCTACTCTCTCGACGAGTGGCAGCAACTCTCGAATTCTCAGCGTGATACAGCAATGGCACACGCTCGCGAAAAATTCCTCGCAGCCAAAGCGCATGCCGTCATCGATTCGATCCACGAACTTCCCGCACTGGTGAAATCGATCAACGAACGGATTGCTCGCGGCGAAAAGCCTTAA